The nucleotide window TTAAGAGCGACTTCAACCGCTGTTGAGCCATTATCCGAATAAAAAACTTTTGTGAGTCCTTGGGGAGCTATTTCAATCAACTCTTCCGCCAGTTCAATGGATGGAACATTGGCTAGCCCCAAAAGCGTGCTATGAGCAATTTTCTTGAGCTGTTTTTGAAGAGCTTGATCTAATTCTTTTTTTCGATGCCCATGCACAGTGACCCAAAGCGATGAGACTCCATCCAAATAGCGTTTGCCCTCTGTATCAAAAAGATAGGGCCCCTCCCCACGTTCAATCACCAAAGGATTTTCTTTTCCCCAATCCTTCATCTGGGTAAAGGGGTGCCAAATGTATTGACGATCAAGCTGCTGAAGCTGATGTGTGTTCATCTTTCTTGATTTTTCCAATGATTTCCAGAACCTGATCCAAATGCTTCTGAGTATGACTGGCCATGAGACTCAAGCGAATGCGACCCTTACCTTCTGGAACCGTTGGAGGACGAATCGCTGGAGCAAAGGTTCCCTGTTCTTTTAGAAAATCCTCTACGGCCAAAGTTGCTCGATCATCCCCAATGATGATAGGAATAATAGGAGTAAACTCTCCTGAAGATTCGAGACCCCTTTTCTTTAATCCCTCAAAAAAATATTCTGTATTTTTTCTTAAAAACTGAAGTGGGCTATTTTTCCCCTGAATCATTTCAAGTGCTTTTAGGGCACTGGCACAAACCCCTGCTGGCAAAGCTGTCGTGTAAATAAAACTTTTTGATTTATTGCGAAGATAGTCGATGGTTTCTCGCTTTCCTCCAATAAAACCTCCAAGAGAACCTAAAGCTTTACTCAGAGTTCCCATCACAACATCCACTTCTCTTGGATTGATTGAAAAATGTTCAAGAGCTCCTTTGCCTGTTTTTCCAAGAACTCCTGTAGCATGCGCCTCATCAATCATCAGATGGGCATTGTATTTTTGACAAAGATTTAAAATTTCTTTTAAGGGAGCGATATCCCCATCCATGCTAAAAAGGGTTTCGGTAATCACCCATTTATTTTTAAAATTTTGGCTCTCTGCTTTTTTTAAAATTTCTTCTAATCGCTTGACATCTCGATGAGGATAAACCCATATCTTTGCCCTTGAAAGCTGTGCAGCCTCAATAATACTTGCATGATTGAATCGGTCTAAAATAATTAAATCGTCAGGTCCTATTAATGTAGAAATGGCCCCCAAATTAGCCATGTAACCCGTTGGATAAAGAAGAACCGCCTCAACCCCCTTGAATTTTGCCAGGGCATCTTCAAGGGCTTCATGAA belongs to Chlamydiota bacterium and includes:
- the bioF gene encoding 8-amino-7-oxononanoate synthase, whose amino-acid sequence is MTMNSLKEELNILKGKNRYRSFKTVEKISGPIVRINGKKLINFASNNYLGLAHRFSVRWAALRATWQFGTGAGASRLVSGHTVFHEALEDALAKFKGVEAVLLYPTGYMANLGAISTLIGPDDLIILDRFNHASIIEAAQLSRAKIWVYPHRDVKRLEEILKKAESQNFKNKWVITETLFSMDGDIAPLKEILNLCQKYNAHLMIDEAHATGVLGKTGKGALEHFSINPREVDVVMGTLSKALGSLGGFIGGKRETIDYLRNKSKSFIYTTALPAGVCASALKALEMIQGKNSPLQFLRKNTEYFFEGLKKRGLESSGEFTPIIPIIIGDDRATLAVEDFLKEQGTFAPAIRPPTVPEGKGRIRLSLMASHTQKHLDQVLEIIGKIKKDEHTSASAA